In the Equus caballus isolate H_3958 breed thoroughbred chromosome 14, TB-T2T, whole genome shotgun sequence genome, TTCTGATCCACTGTTTCcaaatctgtaaaatggcaacTACCCCATATGATTATCATCGGATAAAATGAGATACTACCCATGAAGTATTTAGAACCAAGCTGGCACTCAGGTGGCACCCAACAAAGAGTATTATCATTGAAGGCCTCCAAGGAGAGGCAGAGATGGCACCGGAAGCAGACAGTGTTGAGACTCCAGCTGGAAGCCCTTCGGGCAGAGCGAGACGCTGCAGAGCAGGACCTGGTAGCCCTCTATGACCTGCATGTGCAGGCCGCCCGAGCCCAGACATGCCATGTGCTGCAGGTCAGTGGGGACAGAGGGCAAGCCTTGAGCTGGTTCCATGGCTGGCTGACTGACCAGCATTTCTGAATCTGGGCACAGGTATTCCAAGCCTGGCGACGGCTGTGCAAAGAGCAAACCATGACCACAGAACATCATCACTGCAGCCTGCTGGCTGGAGTCCTGCAAGACACCATCGACCTGGCCACAGAGAACCAGGAGCTCCGAGCCCAGAACCAGCAGCTTCGGCAGGGTGCAAAATGGGCTGGGGTCATGCTGGATCCTTGCCCTGGGAAGAAATCTGATCAGGAATCCTTCAGGAGCAGTTTCCCCTCTCCTCATTCTTAACGTTCCTAAAATGGAGAGGAAGTTGGGACCCAATAACCAAGCTAACTCCATTATGGATAATCATACCACCACTAACCAGGTCTCCTTGTATCAGTCCCTGCTAAGCGCCTAATATCCATTATTTCCTTTAGCCTTTTTTACTCTATATAACTGTAGGTACTGTTAGACTCCCTTTTCAGAGATAAGGCAACTCAAGCtaggagaggttaagtaactacCCAAAACAGTCTGCTAACgagtgacagagccagaattcaatTGGCTCTAATTGGCTACAGTTCTACACTGCAGACAGTAGTGGTTCACAAGCTGCAGCGTGCATCAGAATCAACTAAggagcttattttaaaaacaaaagaaaaaagagaaaaagagattccTAAACCCCACTCCCTAAGATTCTGCCTCAACAGGTCTaggacttttttttgtttgttttacaggCTTACCAGGTATTCAACCAAGGGAGCAGGGCCTGACATTCCTTTGGCCATAAGAGCAGATGACAGGCAGGAATATCAGTGAGGGATCCAGAGGAAATTAGAATCAAAATCACACTGAGTCCTTAAGAGTTCTCTAGCCTAGAGTCCACAGTTTGTCCTGCTGGGCCCAGCACCTTCTATTCTCAAGACTCCCTCCAAATTCCCCAAGGCCCAAGTTTTGTGCTTCAGGAAAATTTCAAAAGCTCTGtgacatggggccggccccgtggcctagtggttaagtttgcacactctgttgcaggcggcccagtgtttcgtcagttcgaatcctgggcgcggacatggtaccactcatcgagccacgctgaagcggtgtcccacatgccacaactagaaggacccacaattaagaagatacaactatgtactggagggctttggggggaaaaaggaaaaaaatttaaaaaaaaaaaagttctgtgaCAGAGAACTGTCTCAACTCCATGGAGCCCTCAGAGGAAATAATGCTGCTGGAAACAGTTGGGAGAAAACAGCCTTTTCTCCTGGTCTATAAGTTATTTCAGGATTAAGATACTCAGGACACCAGGGGAACAAAATGTTTGAGAAGAGCTATGCACCACAGGAGACACATGACAATCATGGTCGATTGTAGGTACCACCTACACCCCAGAACACTTTATTAATATCTTATTGCTTACGCAGTTAGAGACAGTGATTGAGCTATACAAGTTTCCCTGTGCCTGGTCCCAGGTCACTCTGTGTAGAGCTTCCCTAGGCTGTTGGGGGCTGGGACAACTGCTACGCTGGGGCAGGACCCGGGGGGAAGGATGGTACCTCCTAGGAGCCACAGAGGGGACAGTTGGCTTCAAGAGGGCCCTTGGGATGAGCAGAGGGGTCAGGAGTGTAGACTTAAGCCAGGGCCCAGGGGCAACATTCCCTGAGATGAGTCAAGCCCCAGCCCACTCTGGGGTTTCCAGAACAAAGGCTGGCTGTGGAGAGCAGCActctgggagggagcagggggcaTTGTCTCCAGGTGCTCCTGGAGCTACGGCAGCTAGGCAGAGTGGCCTGGGTGATGGTGTGTAATCTGTGGCAACTGGGCTATCCTGCATGACAGTGGGAGGTGAGTATCCCTATAGGGTAGTCATGCACCATAGCTGGGCCATGGCAGCCAGCACCAAGCCTGGGGGCAGTGGGTTTCCTAGGGTGACCACAGTAGGCAAGGAAAGCCAACTGTTGGCTCTGCCCCACTTTAAGCAATTGCATTCATGCAGGATGAGGCAGGGAATCTTCTCCATCAGGGATGGGGTCATTTCTCAGGTCTAGGTATTGACGCTCCTCCAATTCCTTGGTCTGGAAgaacttgggggggggggggttaagCGTTTACTTAACCAAACCCACTCTTCAAGTCTCCCAGGGGTATGCCTTCACCCACCCACCTCTAGAGACTAACCCAGCTGCTCTCACTTCCCCAGCTTTTCTCACAAGGCACTTGTTACAGGGCTGCTGAGGTgagaggtggggagggctgggaggtgACTCTGAGGGTGGCGTCCAATCTACAGGGTCAGGAGTCAGGGTAGAGGTGGTCAGGGACTAGCGGCTGCCATAGTACAGGCGCACAGCCAGGCCAATGAGCAGCGTGGCCAGGAAGAAGGCAGCTGTGAGCTGTAGCCGCAGCAGGGCTGCTGAGAGCATGGCATTGACCACTAGTGAGCAGGACACAACAAAGAGCCGTGTGATGCTGCTGCCATGCTTCATGACGGCTGACATGAGCAGTCCATTTAGTGCCTGGCTCAGCACCACGAGTGCTGCCCATCCTGAGAAACCCTCCAGGAGGCCTGGGCCGGGGCCGCCACCTGCATGCAGACCTAGGTTCAGGAGCACACCAAAGGTGTAGAGGAAGAGGTTCTGAAGGGCTAAGGGTAGCCGCTGCCGCTTCATGAGCAGTTCTGTGTACACGGATGACAAGCCTGAGATGAGGCAGTACACGACGAGGAGCAGCAGTCCTAGTGGAGTGATATGCAGGGGCATGGGGCTGGCAGCAGCTGCTGGAGGGGGCCCAGAAGGGAGGTTCCCAGGGTTCTGGAGGCCACCAGCTGCATAGCAGACCCCTGCTGCCATGAGCAGCAGCAGTGCTAAGCCCTGGCGTGCAGAGAGGCGGTGTCGGAGGCAGAGGCAGTAGAACAGGGCCGTGCTTCCAATCTTGAGATTGCTCAGTACTTGGTAGGTGCTGGGGTCCATGTAACGTTGAAGATAGATCACCAGGTTGTTGTTAGCGCCGTAGAGCAGGGCTGATAGTGCAAAGGGGACAGCCTGGCGCCAGGGTGGGGCCCCCCGGGGCCATGCCTGCCAGCCCACCAGGAAAGGAAAGGTACACAAGAGCAGCTTGGTCAGCTCAGTCAGCAGCACAGCTGAGGAGGGCCGGAAGGGCACTTGGCCGTCCACACGGCACAGTGCCAACAATGGGGCATGGGCACCATACATAGCAGTGGACAGGAGTAGCATCAGGGTCCAGCGGGCCTGTCTGGGACGGCCCAGGCCTGGCATACCCCCATCCTCTACACTCATGCCCAGACCAGACCCTGGGTGGCCTGTGTAAATGGCAAGAGGCAGTGGGGATTGTGACACATTTGGGGAAAATCAAGTTATGGAGCCAGCTCCCAGGAGGGAGGAGCCATGGTACATCACCAGAGAGAATACTGAGGATCAGAGTCAGCTGCAAACTCCACAATCAGGGCTGGAAAAGGGGCTGCTGGCCCTAGAAGCTGCAGTCTTGGGCCCAGTCCCATGGGGTTAGGGAGGGAAGGAGTCCAGGGTGCTGGCTGAAGAGCCACTGTCCACCCTCTTCAGGAAGGGAAGCAAGGATGAAGGTGGCAGGAAAGTTGGAGACAGCAAACAGGTGATAGCCGAGGAAGCCAGGAATGGTGTCTGTGCTCGAAAGACCTCCACCTGCAGGCCCCAGGTGCTCATCCTGCCTCCCCCATGGCATCCAGAGCTAGTCAGGCCCTTTGCGCAGTGACCGCAGATAGTCCCTTAATGTCTTCTCCACATTGGGCACAGCATATGCCTGAGCTGCGTAGATGCCAGTGCAGGTGCCCACGGCAAAGCCCAATACTGCTGATGCCCTCAGTTTCGCCACCACATAGCCAGCCAGGAAGCCCTTGAGGAATGGGGAGGACAACAGCGAGCCATCCTGTGGAGGAAGATCCAGGAGGAAACTGAGCTAGGCTCAAGTCCTTTTCTCTAACCAGGAGCTACTCGAGCTGGGCTTAGCGTGTCCCACCACCTGCTTCTCCTTACTCTGGAAAGCTGGAGAATTCTCTCCAAAGATTTTCTCAAGGGTCTGGAGGCAGAAAAAGAACCTAGGAGTCCTGATCACACAATCTTAGAACCCTGGGCTTAGAACACTCCAACCACAGAACCCTACGGTCATAAGACCACAAATGTCCCCGAGGAATCTGACCCCTGCCCGCTTCTCTAGTCTCATTTCCTAGCATGTTCCCCCACTACTGCAGCCAAAGCAAACTGCTTTCAGCCCTCATGTTCATCATGCTACCTCCCACCACAAGGGCCTTGCATATGCTGTTTCATTTGCCTGGAAtgtcccctcttcccctcttctAGTTAACCCCTATTTAAGACCCTAGTTTAAGCACCATTTTCTCAGGGAAACTTTCCCTGGGGTCACAGAGAACAGGCCCTCAATAACCACTTGCTGAATAAATCTCCACCACCCACTTAAAAGCATATTGGGCCATGAAGCCTAAGCGGGAGTGGGGGGCAGGCGCAGCTTTACCTGGCCCACACCACTGTTGACTTCATCTTCCACACGCCGCTGCAGGCTCTCCAGCTGGTCCTTGAGAAACGCCAAGTCCTTAAGCTTGGGCAGAGAATCCTAGGACGAGGGAGAGGCTGGTTCCAGCAGACAGATCCAGCCCCATTCCCCGTTCAAGTCTATCAGAGGCTCGGGATGGGGGTAACGGGGTGAGCCTGAGAAACCTCTTCCTATAATACATTCCTGAGATGACAGTGGTCAAGCAAGAAAGGCACTGAAAAGTACAGAATTCACATGGGGGCCAGGGAGGCGGTGACAGATGGGATATGCATCAGTAACTTAAAATAACCCTTACACAAAAATTTTATAGAGCAAGCCTATAAGCGTgtaggggaggcaggaagggcagCTAGGAGACCTTCAATCAGGAAAGcactaggggctggccaggtggcacagcggttaagttcccacgttctgcttcggtggcccagggttcgctggttcggatcccaggtgtggacattacaccacctgtcaagccatgctgtgataggcgtctcacatataaagcagaggaagatgggcacggatgttagctcagggccagtcttcctcagcaaaaagaggagggttggcagcagttagctcagggctaatcttcctcaaaaaaaaaaaaaaaaagaaaggaaagcactaATGATTCGACTATAAGCTACCTGAAAGTGGTGACCAGTCTGTCTTGTCTGTGTCCCGAGGCTTAACACAGGGACTGGCAAGTACGTAGTAAATGTGTGAGTGGTGCTGAACTTCCAGACCAATGGTGAGTAATGGCCCGAGCCGAGGCAGTTTCCTGGACAATCTCGGGGCAGATCTGATTTctgcctgggctcctcctcaTTTCCTCGCAAGGCCATCCCAAACTGAAATGTGTGGCTGTATGCGCGCGGGGCGGGAGGCGGAGGGAGCGGGGGCAGCGGGGAATGGCTGTCTGTAGGAGTATAGATAAATGAACTGAGTGATTTTGATCGCATGTAAGTATGAAATGCAGTGTCTGCGCAAGGGAGTGTTTGAATGAGAGAATGAGTGTCCGTGTGAACTGGAAACATCGTGTCTCTAGGAGGAAAACTTCGAGGGCAGGtaatggagcagagagaggaataAGTCAGAGCGAAAGTGTCTGAGCGTGTGCGAGTACTCAGAGACCGTGACGGTCCCCGGGGAAGGGAACGCCTGGGGAATCCCCGGCTCCGCTTGCCTCGCGGAGGCACTCTACAACCCACCGTTGAGGCAGTCTACAGGAGCAAAAGTCCGCCCCCAGGGGAAACAAGGGGTACCCTACCCATGAGCCGCTCCACGGTCTTCTCTCCCCAGGCCTAAAAAGGCGTGAACACCACACCCGACTGGACATCACCCCCACGTTCACTCACCTTGTCATCCGCCATTTTCCCCGCTGAACTTGTTGCGCAGGCGCAGCCCCGCCTCCCTCCTGTCAAGGGTTACGGCCATCTTTACTGAGGGCGGAGGCACTTCCGGGGCATTTTTGGAAAGGGTGGAGGCGCTTCCCTGATGGCCAAGCTTTGGAGGTCTCCTTCTGGCAGATACTACCACGTGACCCGTCCCGTCGCGTCCGGGGCtttgtgtgtgcgcgcgcacacaaCTTGGGCGCAATGATCTCACCCGTGAGCGTGTGCGCGCGACGCACATTCGCTTGGCCAGTCTTCCGCCGCTTGGTGTGCTCA is a window encoding:
- the LOC111767793 gene encoding SLC35A4 upstream open reading frame protein; protein product: MADDKDSLPKLKDLAFLKDQLESLQRRVEDEVNSGVGQDGSLLSSPFLKGFLAGYVVAKLRASAVLGFAVGTCTGIYAAQAYAVPNVEKTLRDYLRSLRKGPD
- the LOC111767793 gene encoding SLC35A4 upstream open reading frame protein isoform X1 is translated as MSSRVWCSRLFRPGERRPWSGSWDSLPKLKDLAFLKDQLESLQRRVEDEVNSGVGQDGSLLSSPFLKGFLAGYVVAKLRASAVLGFAVGTCTGIYAAQAYAVPNVEKTLRDYLRSLRKGPD